The Streptomyces sp. NBC_00224 genome contains the following window.
CGAGAGGTATGAGGGCGGCACGGGCGGCGCGGCCGCGCCTGACGGACACCAGGGCCACGACGGCGGCCCCCAGGGCCTCCACGGCCCCGCCGTGAGCCGTGACGGGCTGCCCGAGTGGCTCGCCCCCGTCGCGCGCGCGGCCGACGACATCGAGCCGCTCCAGCTCAGCCGGTTCCTGCCGCCCGAGAGCGGCGCCGGGCGCCAGTCCGCCGTGCTGATCCTCTTCGGTGACGGCCCGGCCGGGCCCGAGCTGCTGCTCATGGAGCGCGCCAGCCAGCTGCGCTCGCACGGCGGCCAGCCCTCCTTCCCGGGCGGCGCCCTCGACCCCGAGGACGGCGACCCCCAGACCACCGGCCCGCTGCGCGCCGCCCTGCGCGAGGCCGAGGAGGAGACCGGCCTGGACCCCGAAGGGGTACAGATCTTCGGCGTGCTGCCCCGGCTCTACATCCCGGTGAGCGGTTTCGTGGTCACTCCCGTCCTTGGCTGGTGGCGCGAGCCGACCGCGGTGCGGGCGGTGGACGCGGCCGAGACCGCCCGGGTCTTCACCGTCCCCGTGGCGGATCTCACGGACCCGGCCAACCGGGCCACCGCGGTCCACCCGCGGGGCCACGCAGGCCCGGCCTTTCTGGTCGAATCCGCCCTCGTCTGGGGCTTCACGGCCGGTGTGATCGACCGGTTGCTGCACTTCGCGGGCTGGGAGCGCCCCTGGGATCGCACCAGGCGGGTCCCGCTCGACTGGCACGCGTGACAGGGTGGGCCCGTGAACGTGCTGGACATCCTGTTGCTGGTCGCCGCCGTGTGGTTCGCGATCGTCGGCTACCGCCAGGGCTTCGTCGTCGGCATCCTGTCGGTGATCGGCTTCCTCGGCGGTGGTCTCATCGCCGTGTATCTGCTGCCGGTCATCTGGGACCAACTGACCGACAAGCGGGACGTGTCGACCACCGCCGCGATCATCGCGGTCGTCGTCGTGATCGTCTGCGCCTCCGTGGGCCAGGCCTTCACCACGCACCTGGGCAACAAACTGCGCCAGCACATCACCTGGTCGCCCGCGCGCGCCCTGGACGCCACGGGCGGCGCGCTGGTCAACGTCGTGGCGATGCTCCTTGTCGCCTGGCTGATCGGCACCGCGCTCTCCCCACTGGCCGACCCCCAGGACTCGTCTAGCCGGGGGAACGCGCTGGGACGGGCGGTCAACGACTCCCAGATCCTGCGCGGCGTCGACAAGGCGATGCCCAAGCAGGCGTACACCTGGTTCTCGGACTTCTCCTCCATGCTGGCGCAGAACGGGCTGCCGCAGGTCTTCGCCCCGTTCACCAACGAGTCGATCACCAAGGTCCCGCCCCCCGATCAGGCGCTGGCGACCAGCCCCGTCGCGGCGCAGGCCAAGCGCTCGATCGTCAAGGTCACCGGCACCGCGCCGAGCTGCGGCAAGCGCCTTGAGGGCACCGGCTTCGTCTTCGCCGAGCGCCGTGTAATGACCAACGCCCACGTAGTGGGCGGTGTGGAGGACCCGAAGATCCAGATCGGCGGCCAGGGGCGGACGTACGACGCGACGGTGGTGCTCTACGACTGGCGCCGCGACATCGCGGTCCTGGACGTGCCCGACCTGAAGGCCCCGGTGCTGCGCTTCTCCTCCCAGGCGGCGCACAGCGGCAGCGGCGCGATCGTCGCGGGCTTCCCCGAGGACCAGCCGTACGACGTGCGCGCCGCGCGCGTCCGCGGCCGGATCACCCCGCCGGGCCCGGACATCTACCACCGCGGCACGGTCACCCGCGAGGTCTACTCGCTGTTCACCACGGTCCGCCCGGGCAACTCCGGCGGCCCCCTCCTCACCCCCGACGGCAAGGTCTACGGAGTGGTCTTCGCCAAGTCCCTCGACGACCCGAACACCGGATACGCGCTGACGGCCGGCGAGATCCGCGAGGACATCCAGCTGGGCCGCACCGCC
Protein-coding sequences here:
- a CDS encoding CoA pyrophosphatase is translated as MTHASDTSKTSDTSRTYERYEGGTGGAAAPDGHQGHDGGPQGLHGPAVSRDGLPEWLAPVARAADDIEPLQLSRFLPPESGAGRQSAVLILFGDGPAGPELLLMERASQLRSHGGQPSFPGGALDPEDGDPQTTGPLRAALREAEEETGLDPEGVQIFGVLPRLYIPVSGFVVTPVLGWWREPTAVRAVDAAETARVFTVPVADLTDPANRATAVHPRGHAGPAFLVESALVWGFTAGVIDRLLHFAGWERPWDRTRRVPLDWHA
- a CDS encoding MarP family serine protease, which gives rise to MNVLDILLLVAAVWFAIVGYRQGFVVGILSVIGFLGGGLIAVYLLPVIWDQLTDKRDVSTTAAIIAVVVVIVCASVGQAFTTHLGNKLRQHITWSPARALDATGGALVNVVAMLLVAWLIGTALSPLADPQDSSSRGNALGRAVNDSQILRGVDKAMPKQAYTWFSDFSSMLAQNGLPQVFAPFTNESITKVPPPDQALATSPVAAQAKRSIVKVTGTAPSCGKRLEGTGFVFAERRVMTNAHVVGGVEDPKIQIGGQGRTYDATVVLYDWRRDIAVLDVPDLKAPVLRFSSQAAHSGSGAIVAGFPEDQPYDVRAARVRGRITPPGPDIYHRGTVTREVYSLFTTVRPGNSGGPLLTPDGKVYGVVFAKSLDDPNTGYALTAGEIREDIQLGRTANQQVDSQQCAL